One window of the Oncorhynchus mykiss isolate Arlee chromosome 5, USDA_OmykA_1.1, whole genome shotgun sequence genome contains the following:
- the LOC118964741 gene encoding golgin subfamily A member 6-like protein 6, producing the protein MYKAQLKERMAQKRKEEILKKMANNDDKNDDTEASCSSAVKRSNTPATAPERPASPEATPVAAREDTQGDTQQDLAEVVNVLKRQSSDLYLPDDVCEESLTWKSIYEELCPLAHRVNTEADYIKALRVITENAVTPSCSSEDDVSQSVSEDTSQEGSSKSEESMSGQQQKCLHRDPYGKRDRKEIDSGKMEGRFATANAMCMMASRGIEELNAMSYADRIKYFKYEAKRNEEMKIERRKEKARDEELKKWEKRQKKLNEEERKRTENMEKNKLEEQRKREKAEMKLKIEHEKKRQEQEKKMEKQRAEEEKKMEKQRAEKLKKMEKQRMEEERDREKERMKVLEMQQKAREKEEKRRKEEQKRRLKIQQEQEKEEQKRQTRIRDEDKKRAEFQRIKDHEARFKMEMEKLYEREERNAQIEREKRRALCQKKGQTQRAKQVVAYEVTASTSDASVRREEREQRPETAHAQSAKRRTRKKQKKAADEASTTFQ; encoded by the coding sequence ATGTATAAAGCACAGCTGAAAGAGAGGATGGCCcaaaagagaaaggaagagattCTGAAGAAAATGGCAAACAACGATGACAAGAACGATGACACTGAGGCCTCCTGCTCCTCTGCAGTAAAACGATCTAATACCCCTGCCACAGCCCCCGAGCGCCCGGCCAGCCCAGAGGCCACGCCAGTGGCCGCCCGAGAAGACACTCAGGGGGACACCCAGCAGGACCTGGCAGAGGTTGTGAATGTGCTCAAGAGGCAATCATCTGATCTATACCTGCCTGACGACGTTTGTGAGGAGTCACTCACATGGAAATCCATTTACGAGGAGCTGTGCCCGCTCGCTCACAGAGTGAACACAGAAGCTGACTACATCAAGGCGCTTCGCGTCATCACTGAGAATGCTGTGACTCCCTCGTGCTCGTCTGAGGATGATGTGTCTCAGAGTGTGAGTGAGGACACAAGTCAGGAGGGGAGTAGTAAAAGTGAGGAGAGCATGAGTGGACAACAGCAGAAATGTCTACACAGGGATCCTTATGGTAAGAGGGACAGGAAGGAGATTGATAGTGGTAAAATGGAAGGGAGATTTGCAACCGCCAATGCAATGTGTATGATGGCGAGCCGAGGGATAGAAGAACTTAATGCCATGAGCTACGCAGACAGGATCAAATATTTCAAGTATGAGGCTAAGAGAAATGAAGAGATGAAGATTGAAAGGAGGAAGGAAAAAGCCAGGGACGAAGAGCTCAAAAAGTGGGAAAAGAGACAGAAGAAATTGAATGAGGAGGAAAGGAAAAGGAcagaaaatatggaaaaaaacAAGTTAGAGGAGCAGAGGAAAAGGGAGAAGGCAGAGATGAAACTAAAGATCGAACATGAGAAAAAGAGACAAGAGCAAGAGAaaaagatggagaaacagagggcagaggaagagaaaaagatggagaaacagagggcAGAGAAGTTGAaaaagatggagaaacagaggatggaggaggagagggacagggaaaaGGAGAGAATGAAGGTGTTGGAGATGCAGCAAAAGGCacgagagaaagaagagaagaggaggaaagaggaacaGAAAAGGAGATTGAAGATACAACAGGAACAAGAGAAGGAGGAACAGAAAAGGCAGACAAGGATACGGGACGAGGATAAGAAGAGAGCAGAGTTTCAAAGAATAAAAGATCACGAGGCCAGGTTCAAGATGGAGATGGAGAAACtgtatgagagagaagagaggaatgcACAGATTGAAAGAGAAAAGAGGCGTGCGCTGTGTCAGAAaaaaggacagacacagagagcaaaACAGGTGGTGGCATACGAGGTCACAGCGTCTACATCTGACGCCTCTGTgcggagggaagagagagagcagcgtCCAGAGACCGCTCACGCACAGTCTGCAAAGAGGAGAACAAGGAAGAAGCAGAAGAAAGCGGCGGACGAGGCATCGACAACTTTTCAGTAG
- the LOC118964536 gene encoding vicilin-like seed storage protein At2g18540, which translates to MEKQRAEKLKKMEKQRMEEERDREKERMKVLEMQQKAREKEEKRRKEEQKRRLKIQQEQEKEEQKRQTRIRDEDKKRAEFQRIKDHEARFKMEMEKLYEREERNAQIEREKRRALCQKKGQTQRAKQVVAYEVTASTSDASVRREEREQRPETAHAQSAKRRTRKKQKKAADEASTTFQ; encoded by the coding sequence atggagaaacagagggcAGAGAAGTTGAaaaagatggagaaacagaggatggaggaggagagggacagggaaaaGGAGAGAATGAAGGTGTTGGAGATGCAGCAAAAGGCacgagagaaagaagagaagaggaggaaagaggaacaGAAAAGGAGATTGAAGATACAACAGGAACAAGAGAAGGAGGAACAGAAAAGGCAGACAAGGATACGGGACGAGGATAAGAAGAGAGCAGAGTTTCAAAGAATAAAAGATCACGAGGCCAGGTTCAAGATGGAGATGGAGAAACtgtatgagagagaagagaggaatgcACAGATTGAAAGAGAAAAGAGGCGTGCGCTGTGTCAGAAaaaaggacagacacagagagcaaaACAGGTGGTGGCATACGAGGTCACAGCGTCTACATCTGACGCCTCTGTgcggagggaagagagggagcagcGTCCAGAGACCGCTCACGCACAGTCTGCAAAGAGGAGAACAAGGAAGAAGCAGAAGAAAGCGGCGGACGAGGCATCGACAACTTTTCAGTAG
- the LOC118964537 gene encoding uncharacterized protein LOC118964537, which yields MYKAQLKERMAQKRKEEILKKMANNDDKNDDTEASCSSAVKRSNTPATAPERPASPEATPVAAREDTQGDTQQDLAEVVNVLKRQSSDLYLPDDVCEESLTWKSIYEELCPLAHRVNTEADYIKALRVITENAVTPSCSSEDDVSQSVSEDTSQEGSSKSEESMSGQQQKCLHRDPYGKRDRKEIDSGKMEGRFATANAMCMMASRGIEELNAMSYADRIKYFKYEAKIERRKEKARDEELKK from the coding sequence ATGTATAAAGCACAGCTGAAAGAGAGGATGGCCcaaaagagaaaggaagagattCTGAAGAAAATGGCAAACAACGATGACAAGAACGATGACACTGAGGCCTCCTGCTCCTCTGCAGTAAAACGATCTAATACCCCTGCCACAGCCCCCGAGCGCCCGGCCAGCCCAGAGGCCACGCCAGTGGCCGCCCGAGAAGACACTCAGGGGGACACCCAGCAGGACCTGGCAGAGGTTGTGAATGTGCTCAAGAGGCAATCATCTGATCTATACCTGCCTGACGACGTTTGTGAGGAGTCACTCACATGGAAATCCATTTACGAGGAGCTGTGCCCGCTCGCTCACAGAGTGAACACAGAAGCTGACTACATCAAGGCGCTTCGCGTCATCACTGAGAATGCTGTGACTCCCTCGTGCTCGTCTGAGGATGATGTGTCTCAGAGTGTGAGTGAGGACACAAGTCAGGAGGGGAGTAGTAAAAGTGAGGAGAGCATGAGTGGACAACAGCAGAAATGTCTACACAGGGATCCTTATGGTAAGAGGGACAGGAAGGAGATTGATAGTGGTAAAATGGAAGGGAGATTTGCAACCGCCAATGCAATGTGTATGATGGCGAGCCGAGGGATAGAAGAACTTAATGCCATGAGCTACGCAGACAGGATCAAATATTTCAAGTATGAGGCTAAGATTGAAAGGAGGAAGGAAAAAGCCAGGGACGAAGAGCTCAAAAAG